Proteins found in one Solitalea lacus genomic segment:
- a CDS encoding M60 family metallopeptidase — MSFKHTFGYLAFLLVLSVSSCSDDSINPAPVKPNPIPNPNPGSNVTFVGFKVDSVLTVSEMVSAEKERVRLGYSFGHTDFEPTGFYLPANGTLKIKVEQVAGNRLPKLMIGTYSRYLSLPTGWSTGIPEIQLVAGENTIKDVKGQGGLLYIRYANSSPTAKAKVLFISGFKPVPFYIKGKTKKSEWLSMLAQLNNVPDVQLVGDKAFIVSSFSKALQYKDEDQDAVLNKIDEVAHLENVISGLDNSSYEHQESPLRIMMTEHDDPNAFMYAWNLRTAYTASEMDKLLTLKGIGTNGWGPWHELGHLHQQSAWTWGALGEVTVNIYSLAVQRSLAPTTNRLRDEKDWGRAIDYLKLPNEDKDFNGSTDGKDAAGHDIYRYKSPVTDVFVRLCMFQQLQIAFGDQFYTSLHKYTRSYPPVINNDDDKMKYFMTRACKIADKDLSDFFKKWGLRLSSQALTDDAYKAISDLQLTKPDKDLTLLTD, encoded by the coding sequence ATGTCTTTTAAACATACTTTTGGCTATTTAGCCTTTCTTTTAGTATTATCAGTTTCGTCTTGTTCTGATGATAGTATAAATCCTGCTCCAGTTAAGCCCAATCCGATTCCCAATCCTAATCCTGGGTCAAACGTAACCTTTGTAGGTTTTAAGGTCGACTCGGTATTAACAGTTTCCGAAATGGTTTCAGCTGAAAAAGAGCGCGTTCGCTTGGGCTATAGCTTCGGTCATACAGATTTTGAACCTACAGGTTTTTATCTGCCTGCTAATGGAACATTAAAGATAAAGGTTGAACAGGTTGCCGGAAATCGCTTACCTAAATTAATGATTGGTACTTACTCAAGGTATTTGTCTCTGCCAACAGGTTGGTCGACAGGTATTCCTGAGATTCAGTTGGTAGCTGGTGAAAATACGATTAAAGATGTGAAAGGTCAGGGTGGTTTACTGTACATTAGGTATGCAAACTCCAGTCCTACTGCCAAAGCAAAAGTGTTATTTATTAGTGGTTTTAAGCCGGTTCCTTTCTATATAAAAGGGAAAACGAAAAAATCGGAATGGTTAAGTATGTTGGCTCAGCTTAATAATGTGCCGGATGTTCAGTTGGTCGGTGACAAAGCATTTATCGTTTCATCATTTTCCAAGGCATTACAATATAAAGATGAAGATCAGGATGCGGTGCTGAATAAAATTGATGAAGTGGCACATTTAGAAAATGTTATTTCCGGGCTGGATAATTCCTCATATGAACATCAGGAAAGTCCGTTGAGAATAATGATGACTGAGCATGATGATCCCAACGCTTTTATGTACGCTTGGAACTTAAGAACGGCATACACCGCAAGTGAGATGGATAAATTATTAACACTTAAAGGAATTGGAACCAACGGGTGGGGGCCATGGCATGAGCTCGGGCACCTGCACCAGCAAAGTGCTTGGACCTGGGGCGCATTGGGAGAAGTAACCGTTAATATATACAGTTTAGCTGTTCAACGCTCTTTGGCACCTACAACTAATCGTCTTAGAGATGAAAAGGATTGGGGTAGAGCTATTGATTACCTGAAGTTACCTAATGAGGATAAGGATTTTAATGGATCTACTGATGGTAAAGATGCTGCTGGTCATGATATTTATCGTTATAAATCTCCAGTAACCGATGTGTTTGTACGCTTGTGTATGTTTCAGCAATTGCAAATTGCTTTTGGAGATCAGTTTTATACTTCATTGCATAAATACACTCGTTCATACCCTCCAGTAATTAACAATGATGACGACAAGATGAAGTATTTTATGACCAGGGCTTGTAAAATTGCTGATAAAGATTTAAGTGATTTCTTCAAAAAATGGGGATTAAGGCTTTCTTCTCAGGCCCTTACAGACGACGCGTATAAGGCCATTAGTGATTTACAGCTCACTAAACCTGATAAAGATCTGACTTTGTTAACTGATTAA
- a CDS encoding enoyl-ACP reductase FabI, with protein MAYNLLKGKRGIITGALDQNSIAWKVAEKAHEEGATFVLTNAPIAMRMGEINLLAEKTNSQIIPADATNVDELTNLFTQSQEILGGKIDFVLHSIGMSVNIRKNIPYTESNYDYFMKGIDVSAMSLHKMLSVAKKLDAINEWGSVVALTYMAAQRTYPFYTDMADIKAMLESIARSFGYHYGVEKKVRINTVSQSPTKTTAGTGIKGFGDFYDYADAIAPLGNADAESCADYCITLFSDLTRMVTMQNLYHDGGYSSTGVSNAIMEKLGIG; from the coding sequence ATGGCATACAACTTATTAAAAGGAAAGCGCGGTATTATTACCGGTGCACTTGATCAAAACTCAATTGCGTGGAAAGTTGCTGAAAAAGCACACGAGGAGGGCGCTACCTTTGTGTTAACTAATGCCCCTATTGCAATGCGAATGGGCGAAATAAACCTATTGGCAGAGAAAACAAATTCGCAAATTATACCTGCCGATGCTACCAACGTAGATGAATTAACAAATTTGTTTACCCAATCTCAAGAAATTTTGGGTGGAAAAATTGACTTCGTTCTTCATTCAATCGGGATGAGTGTGAATATTCGTAAAAACATCCCATATACGGAGTCAAACTACGATTACTTTATGAAAGGCATTGACGTATCGGCAATGTCATTACATAAAATGTTAAGCGTTGCAAAAAAGTTAGATGCAATTAATGAATGGGGAAGCGTTGTAGCCCTGACCTACATGGCGGCACAACGCACATATCCTTTTTATACAGATATGGCCGATATCAAGGCCATGTTAGAATCAATTGCCCGTAGTTTCGGGTATCATTATGGAGTAGAAAAAAAGGTACGTATCAATACCGTTTCGCAATCCCCAACCAAAACAACAGCAGGCACAGGAATTAAAGGTTTTGGTGATTTTTACGATTATGCCGATGCTATTGCTCCGCTAGGAAATGCAGATGCCGAATCATGTGCTGATTACTGTATCACTTTATTTTCAGACTTGACCCGTATGGTTACCATGCAGAATTTATATCATGATGGCGGTTACTCGTCAACAGGTGTAAGCAATGCCATTATGGAAAAATTGGGTATTGGATAA
- a CDS encoding DUF4403 family protein — protein MFHSNYRNTFLIAAIFLLNACATAVKPVKPAADYSNTKVIYTKELSTIQLPVEMSLKEIQAQINKQLNGLLYEDNSLENNNKDNVMAKVWKVGDIQVDGSGNQFNIVMPIKVWAKVGWEVEKLGIKLSDFREVQLAANINITSKLNVSNWKMQSTTQINSVDWLESPTVKIAGRDVPVTYLVNPVISMFKTRIAKMVDEQVEKNVDFKPQVVGALKKLTTPMEVSKEYNTWLNFQPQSFYATQPVVVNKQLKLGLGLKTYIETAIGQKPTVTNAKFEPEMFNVAKINDEFNINLVSFVTYQNAAKLLQQSMGGKIFEFQDGKKKVKIEQIDLWGNQGKLITAVTLSGSLNATVYLTGVPVYDPKSQELSLQQVDFELDTKNKLIKAANWLAHGTFTKMIESQSKFSIADQMKESMQTAQSYLNNYQITKGVFVKGKISNLSPDKTYLTENAIVATVLAKGNMAIKIEGM, from the coding sequence ATGTTTCATTCTAATTATCGCAATACCTTTCTAATTGCAGCGATATTTCTATTAAATGCTTGTGCAACAGCAGTTAAGCCAGTTAAACCAGCCGCCGATTATTCCAATACCAAGGTGATTTATACCAAAGAGTTGTCAACCATCCAACTACCGGTAGAAATGTCACTTAAAGAAATTCAAGCCCAAATTAATAAGCAACTAAACGGTTTGTTGTATGAAGATAATTCATTAGAAAACAACAATAAGGACAATGTAATGGCTAAGGTTTGGAAGGTTGGTGATATTCAGGTTGATGGCAGTGGAAATCAGTTTAATATTGTGATGCCAATAAAAGTGTGGGCAAAAGTTGGCTGGGAGGTAGAAAAGCTTGGAATTAAGCTTTCTGATTTTCGTGAGGTTCAGCTTGCCGCCAATATTAATATTACTTCAAAACTGAATGTGTCTAACTGGAAAATGCAAAGTACCACGCAAATCAATTCGGTTGATTGGCTCGAGTCTCCTACTGTTAAAATTGCAGGACGTGATGTACCGGTAACTTATTTGGTAAACCCCGTCATTAGCATGTTTAAAACCCGTATTGCTAAAATGGTTGACGAGCAGGTTGAAAAGAATGTTGATTTTAAGCCGCAGGTTGTTGGTGCCCTGAAAAAACTTACTACCCCTATGGAAGTTTCTAAAGAGTATAACACTTGGCTCAATTTTCAACCACAATCATTTTATGCAACTCAGCCGGTAGTGGTGAATAAGCAGCTCAAATTAGGATTAGGATTAAAAACCTATATTGAAACAGCTATAGGGCAGAAACCAACTGTAACTAATGCTAAGTTTGAACCCGAAATGTTTAACGTTGCCAAAATTAATGATGAGTTTAATATTAACCTGGTTTCCTTTGTTACTTATCAAAATGCAGCAAAGCTCTTACAACAGTCAATGGGTGGTAAGATTTTTGAATTTCAGGATGGGAAGAAAAAAGTTAAAATAGAACAAATTGATTTGTGGGGAAACCAAGGTAAACTGATTACTGCAGTAACCCTCTCAGGCTCGTTAAATGCGACTGTCTATTTAACTGGAGTTCCTGTTTACGATCCTAAATCACAGGAATTAAGTTTGCAACAAGTAGACTTTGAATTGGATACTAAGAATAAGTTAATAAAGGCTGCAAATTGGTTGGCTCATGGCACCTTTACTAAAATGATTGAGAGCCAGTCTAAGTTCTCTATTGCAGATCAAATGAAGGAGTCAATGCAGACTGCTCAATCTTACCTAAATAATTATCAAATAACTAAAGGTGTATTTGTTAAAGGTAAAATTTCCAATTTGAGTCCAGATAAAACTTACCTCACCGAAAATGCTATTGTAGCTACCGTTTTAGCTAAAGGTAATATGGCAATTAAAATTGAAGGAATGTAG
- the fabV gene encoding enoyl-ACP reductase FabV, which produces MIIEPRMRGFICLTAHPNGCEQNVINQINYVKSKGLIEGAKKVLVIGASTGFGLASRITAAFGSNAATIGVYFEKPPQEGKTASPGWYNTAAFEKQAHQAGLYAKSINGDAFSNEIKQQTIDLIKADLGQIDLIIYSLASPVRTNPKTGVTHRSVLKPIGQPFSNKTVDFHTGVVSDITIQPCTEEDVENTVAVMGGEDWEMWIDDLKAAGVLAPGATTVAYSYIGPALTEPVYRKGTIGRAKDHLEATAFTITEKLKDINGTAYVSVNKALVTQASSAIPVIPLYISLLYKVMKENNIHEGCIEQIQRLFQQRLYNGSTVPLDEKGRIRIDDWEMREDVQAQVATLWEQSTTEALPAIGDLAGYRSDFLNLFGFDLANVDYKADVSEMVEIPGLV; this is translated from the coding sequence ATGATTATAGAACCTAGAATGCGAGGATTTATTTGTTTGACTGCACATCCTAATGGATGTGAACAAAACGTAATAAATCAAATCAACTATGTAAAATCAAAAGGCTTAATTGAAGGAGCAAAAAAAGTATTGGTAATTGGGGCTTCAACTGGTTTCGGATTAGCATCGAGAATTACTGCAGCCTTTGGTTCAAATGCGGCTACGATAGGAGTGTATTTCGAAAAACCACCGCAAGAAGGCAAGACAGCATCTCCAGGATGGTACAACACTGCTGCATTCGAAAAACAGGCTCATCAAGCAGGTTTATATGCAAAAAGCATTAATGGCGATGCGTTTTCAAACGAAATAAAACAACAAACCATTGATCTAATCAAAGCAGATCTAGGTCAGATTGATTTGATTATCTACAGCTTAGCGTCTCCTGTTAGAACTAACCCTAAAACCGGTGTTACTCATCGTTCTGTTTTAAAGCCAATTGGCCAGCCGTTTAGCAATAAAACTGTAGATTTTCATACCGGCGTAGTATCAGATATCACCATTCAACCTTGTACAGAAGAGGATGTTGAAAATACAGTAGCTGTTATGGGCGGTGAAGATTGGGAAATGTGGATTGATGATTTGAAAGCAGCCGGTGTCCTGGCACCGGGAGCAACAACAGTTGCTTACTCGTATATTGGCCCAGCTTTAACGGAGCCTGTATACCGCAAAGGTACCATTGGACGTGCTAAAGATCATTTAGAAGCTACAGCATTTACCATTACTGAAAAGTTAAAAGATATTAATGGTACTGCATACGTATCCGTTAACAAAGCATTAGTAACGCAAGCCAGTTCAGCCATTCCGGTAATTCCTTTATACATTTCTTTATTGTACAAAGTGATGAAAGAAAATAACATCCATGAAGGTTGTATTGAGCAAATCCAACGCTTATTCCAACAGCGTTTGTACAACGGCAGCACAGTACCATTAGATGAAAAAGGCAGAATCCGTATTGATGATTGGGAAATGCGTGAGGATGTGCAGGCTCAAGTTGCTACTTTGTGGGAACAATCAACTACTGAAGCATTACCAGCAATTGGTGATTTAGCTGGTTATAGATCAGATTTCTTAAACTTATTCGGATTTGATTTAGCTAACGTTGATTACAAAGCCGATGTAAGTGAAATGGTAGAAATTCCGGGATTGGTGTAA
- the recN gene encoding DNA repair protein RecN: MINRLSIRNYAIIDKLDIEFSNHLSIITGETGAGKSIILGALGLILGERADSKSLFKGDIKCVIEGAFDIAKYAIQDFFVENDIDYDHSTIIRREITTDGRSRAFVNDTPVNLTLLKELGEQLIDIHSQHQTLQINSSAFQLLVVDGFAQHKEEVAQFKQRFKAFKQQQQQLTTLIERSNEGKSEIDYLQFQFNELESAKLTEGEQSELENEQQLLSHAAEIKGNLSNTAFLLNEGETPVIGQLKEAVHHISTLEKYNPQLASIAERLRSVQIELKDVAAEIEGLSERTLIDPERLDFVNERLDLIYRLQQKHKLTSITELLTFQASLNEKILSVSNVDEEIERLQKQLAEEFDKLIQLAKKLSNQRLKAVESVEQQVNHLLKELGLNNAIFKIEIQLLSDDQITASGLDLVKFLFSANQGFQPQELHKVASGGELSRLMLAIKGLSAKYNALPTIVFDEIDTGVSGEVAKKVGNVMHKYADNMQVITITHLPQIASKGQSHFFVYKESKNGQTTTSIRKLNQEERIKEIAVMLSGENPGENALLNARELLTQAN; the protein is encoded by the coding sequence GTGATAAACCGTCTTTCAATTCGTAATTATGCGATAATTGATAAACTCGACATAGAGTTTTCAAACCATCTTTCAATTATAACCGGAGAAACCGGAGCCGGAAAATCCATTATATTAGGAGCACTGGGATTGATTTTGGGTGAACGAGCTGACTCTAAATCGCTATTTAAAGGTGATATTAAATGTGTAATTGAAGGTGCATTTGATATTGCAAAATACGCTATTCAGGATTTCTTTGTTGAAAACGACATAGATTATGACCATAGTACTATTATTCGCAGAGAGATTACTACTGATGGACGCTCAAGAGCATTTGTAAATGATACGCCGGTAAATCTGACTCTATTAAAAGAGTTGGGTGAACAATTAATCGATATTCACTCTCAACACCAGACCCTACAGATAAATTCATCTGCATTTCAATTATTAGTTGTTGATGGATTTGCTCAACATAAGGAAGAAGTAGCGCAGTTTAAACAACGCTTTAAAGCTTTCAAACAACAGCAACAGCAACTTACTACCTTAATTGAACGAAGTAATGAGGGTAAGTCAGAAATTGACTATTTACAATTTCAATTCAACGAACTTGAATCGGCAAAATTAACTGAAGGTGAACAAAGTGAGCTAGAAAATGAGCAACAATTGCTATCGCATGCTGCAGAAATAAAAGGCAACCTATCAAATACAGCATTCCTGCTTAATGAGGGTGAAACACCTGTTATTGGACAGTTAAAGGAAGCCGTTCATCATATTTCAACATTAGAGAAATACAATCCTCAGCTAGCCTCAATTGCAGAACGTTTACGCAGCGTGCAAATTGAGTTAAAAGATGTAGCCGCTGAAATTGAAGGACTATCTGAACGAACTCTTATTGATCCTGAACGACTGGATTTTGTTAATGAACGCTTAGACCTAATTTATCGCTTACAACAAAAACATAAGCTGACTTCAATAACTGAATTATTGACCTTCCAGGCATCACTTAATGAGAAAATTTTGAGTGTCAGTAATGTTGACGAAGAAATAGAGCGCTTACAAAAGCAATTGGCAGAAGAGTTTGACAAATTGATTCAGTTAGCTAAAAAGTTGTCAAATCAACGTCTTAAAGCTGTTGAGTCAGTTGAACAACAGGTAAATCATTTGTTGAAAGAATTAGGTCTTAACAATGCTATTTTTAAAATAGAAATTCAACTCTTGTCTGATGACCAAATTACTGCAAGCGGATTGGATCTAGTTAAGTTCTTGTTCTCAGCTAATCAAGGATTTCAACCACAGGAGCTTCATAAAGTTGCCTCGGGTGGAGAGTTATCAAGATTAATGTTGGCTATCAAAGGTCTTTCTGCTAAATATAATGCCTTACCAACCATTGTATTTGACGAAATTGACACCGGTGTATCTGGCGAAGTGGCTAAAAAAGTAGGTAATGTAATGCATAAATATGCAGATAACATGCAGGTAATTACCATTACCCATCTTCCTCAAATTGCAAGCAAAGGACAATCGCATTTCTTTGTTTACAAGGAAAGTAAAAACGGACAAACCACTACAAGCATCCGAAAATTGAACCAGGAAGAACGTATAAAAGAGATTGCCGTAATGTTGAGTGGCGAGAATCCGGGGGAAAATGCCTTATTAAATGCCCGGGAGCTTTTAACTCAAGCCAACTAA
- a CDS encoding DUF4835 family protein, translated as MLKRIIIPLFGALLLSFSSFAQDLNCRVSVVFAKVSTQDTRVFQTLETQITNFMNGKKWANDNIQPQERIEASIIITVNNWDGSSQFDASAQIQSSRPVYGTSYNTPVLNIQDRDWKFTYSELETLEYSENSSNNSNLAMLLAFYANIIVGMDYDTFSLEGGTPNFTKAQNVVNQAQNSPFVGWKAFENNTNRYWLAENLLNGMFKPVRDANYVYHRKGLDAFNSNIDKGRGDLLNSLLLFERPYRDKPTAFIFSVFFTAKNEEIAHILQKADITQKTKILAVLKNVDPSNYSKYEQGSKN; from the coding sequence ATGCTTAAACGAATTATTATTCCATTATTCGGCGCTCTCCTACTTAGTTTTAGCTCTTTTGCTCAAGATTTAAACTGTCGTGTTTCAGTAGTTTTCGCCAAGGTCTCTACTCAGGATACCCGTGTTTTTCAAACATTGGAAACCCAGATAACCAATTTCATGAATGGTAAAAAATGGGCTAATGATAATATTCAACCACAAGAGCGCATTGAAGCAAGCATAATAATTACTGTTAACAATTGGGATGGAAGTTCGCAATTTGATGCAAGTGCACAAATTCAATCCTCCCGCCCAGTTTATGGAACCTCTTATAATACACCTGTTTTAAATATTCAAGATCGCGATTGGAAGTTCACTTACTCAGAGCTTGAAACGCTTGAATACAGTGAAAACTCGTCTAACAATAGCAACTTGGCTATGTTACTAGCATTTTATGCGAATATTATTGTTGGGATGGATTACGATACATTTTCTTTAGAGGGTGGAACGCCTAATTTCACTAAGGCCCAAAATGTGGTTAATCAGGCTCAAAATTCACCTTTCGTTGGGTGGAAAGCCTTTGAAAACAATACTAATCGTTATTGGCTGGCCGAAAATTTATTAAACGGAATGTTTAAGCCTGTAAGAGACGCCAATTACGTTTACCATCGCAAGGGATTAGATGCATTTAATTCGAACATTGATAAAGGAAGAGGCGATCTGCTAAACTCGCTCCTTTTATTTGAAAGACCTTACAGAGATAAACCAACCGCTTTTATTTTTTCGGTTTTCTTTACTGCCAAAAACGAAGAGATAGCCCATATATTGCAAAAGGCTGATATAACGCAGAAAACTAAAATTTTAGCCGTGCTAAAAAATGTAGATCCATCAAACTATAGTAAATACGAGCAAGGAAGTAAAAATTAA
- the coaBC gene encoding bifunctional phosphopantothenoylcysteine decarboxylase/phosphopantothenate--cysteine ligase CoaBC produces MLSSKKILIGICGSIAAYKSAELIRLFIKSGAEVKVVMTQSAVEFITPLTIATLSKNPVNKDFVKNDAGEWTNHVELGLWADAFIIAPASANSIAKFANGICDNLLSAVYLSAKCPVYFAPAMDLDMWKHPSTQKNIGKLVAYGNTLIKPTHGELASGLIGEGRMAEPEDIFDFLQIQLNAEKPLLNKNILVTAGPTYEAIDPVRFIGNHSSGKMGFALAEELADQGAHVTLISGPTHLLTNHKNISIKRVTSAGEMFEQCVRYFPSVDIAIMSAAVADYTPVEVATQKIKKTENEFSLSLTKTKDILAELGKLKKPEQLLVGFALETTNEIENATGKLKKKNLDFIVLNSLNDKGAGFQGDTNKITILDKNGKTETFELKTKQEVAQDIVNKIVSTLHA; encoded by the coding sequence ATGCTATCATCTAAAAAAATATTGATTGGAATATGCGGAAGTATTGCAGCATATAAATCTGCAGAACTGATACGCCTATTCATAAAGTCGGGAGCGGAAGTAAAAGTGGTAATGACTCAAAGCGCTGTAGAGTTCATTACCCCTTTAACAATAGCTACGCTTTCAAAAAATCCGGTAAACAAAGATTTTGTAAAAAACGACGCTGGAGAATGGACCAACCATGTTGAACTTGGTCTTTGGGCAGATGCCTTTATTATTGCCCCGGCAAGTGCCAATAGCATTGCAAAGTTTGCCAATGGTATTTGTGATAATTTACTCTCGGCTGTTTACCTTTCAGCTAAATGTCCGGTTTATTTTGCTCCCGCCATGGACTTAGACATGTGGAAGCATCCATCAACTCAAAAAAATATTGGCAAACTGGTAGCTTATGGTAACACATTGATAAAACCTACACACGGCGAACTGGCAAGTGGATTAATTGGCGAAGGTCGTATGGCCGAACCGGAAGATATTTTTGATTTTCTACAAATTCAGCTGAATGCAGAAAAGCCTCTGTTAAATAAAAACATTTTGGTTACTGCAGGCCCTACTTATGAAGCTATTGATCCGGTTAGATTTATCGGCAATCATTCAAGTGGAAAGATGGGATTTGCTCTTGCGGAAGAACTAGCCGATCAAGGTGCTCATGTAACCCTTATTAGCGGGCCTACTCATTTGCTGACAAATCACAAAAATATATCAATAAAGCGAGTAACGTCGGCAGGTGAAATGTTCGAGCAATGTGTTCGTTATTTTCCATCAGTAGATATTGCCATAATGAGCGCAGCCGTTGCTGATTACACTCCCGTCGAAGTGGCGACTCAGAAAATAAAAAAAACAGAAAATGAGTTTTCTTTATCACTCACCAAAACCAAAGATATTTTAGCTGAGCTTGGAAAACTTAAAAAACCGGAACAGCTTCTGGTAGGTTTTGCCTTGGAAACAACTAATGAAATCGAAAACGCTACCGGAAAGCTGAAAAAGAAAAATCTTGACTTTATCGTACTTAATTCATTGAATGATAAAGGAGCAGGTTTTCAGGGAGATACCAATAAGATTACTATATTGGACAAAAATGGAAAAACTGAAACCTTTGAGCTAAAAACCAAACAAGAGGTAGCTCAAGATATTGTAAACAAAATTGTATCAACTTTACATGCTTAA
- a CDS encoding DNA-directed RNA polymerase subunit omega, with the protein MSNLKSTVPNSTVTRDVRMLDKDTDNIYESVVVISKRANQISSALKEELGNKLSEFATSNDNLEEVFENREQIEISKYYERLPKPTLIATQEFLDDRVYFRNPSKENN; encoded by the coding sequence ATGTCTAATTTAAAAAGTACCGTTCCTAATTCGACAGTAACTCGTGATGTGAGAATGCTTGATAAAGATACCGACAACATTTACGAAAGTGTTGTTGTTATTTCAAAAAGAGCAAATCAAATCTCATCTGCTCTTAAAGAGGAGTTAGGAAACAAATTATCGGAGTTTGCAACTTCGAATGACAACCTGGAAGAAGTGTTTGAAAACAGAGAGCAAATCGAAATCTCTAAATATTACGAGCGCCTTCCAAAGCCTACCTTAATTGCAACACAGGAATTTCTGGATGATAGAGTTTACTTCAGAAATCCTTCAAAAGAAAATAACTAA
- a CDS encoding outer membrane protein assembly factor BamD: protein MFKTESIKRIYIFGAISIAVLSGCKSKYEKLKESGDNLQKYEKAVEYFNKGRELVKNKKSGSFTYFQRAHDLYESLLVPYRGTAKAEDVSYGMAYSTYFLGADLMDARFQFKTLADEFPGGKYAEEARFMAAKCLYEESPSAYSLDQASTYKALEAIQLFVELYPQSKKVTECNRMIDALRNKLESKSFQNAKLYLTIGEYKSAVIAFRNSLRDFPDTPYREEIEFLIVKSNYLYAKNSIEQRQEERYNITVDSYNSFAETFPESRYLKEAKQYYTASVKQLEIITKAQQSTENKQVNNQ from the coding sequence ATGTTTAAAACTGAATCTATTAAACGCATATATATATTTGGAGCAATTTCTATTGCTGTACTTAGCGGCTGTAAGAGTAAGTATGAGAAGCTGAAAGAAAGTGGAGACAACTTGCAGAAGTACGAGAAGGCTGTGGAGTACTTTAATAAAGGAAGAGAATTAGTAAAAAACAAGAAAAGCGGAAGTTTCACTTATTTTCAACGTGCGCACGATTTGTACGAGTCGTTGCTGGTTCCTTATAGAGGAACTGCCAAAGCCGAAGATGTTTCCTATGGTATGGCTTATAGCACTTACTTTTTAGGAGCCGATTTAATGGATGCTCGTTTTCAGTTTAAAACATTGGCAGATGAATTCCCGGGAGGTAAGTATGCCGAAGAAGCTCGGTTTATGGCTGCAAAATGTTTATATGAAGAATCCCCTTCAGCTTATTCGTTAGACCAAGCCAGTACCTATAAAGCATTAGAAGCTATTCAGCTTTTTGTTGAGCTTTATCCTCAGAGCAAAAAAGTAACAGAATGCAACCGAATGATTGATGCTCTGAGAAACAAATTGGAATCAAAGTCATTCCAAAATGCTAAATTGTATTTAACTATTGGTGAATATAAATCAGCAGTAATTGCATTTAGAAACTCTTTAAGAGATTTCCCAGATACACCTTACCGCGAAGAGATTGAGTTCTTGATTGTAAAGAGCAATTATTTGTATGCTAAAAATAGTATTGAGCAAAGACAGGAAGAACGCTACAATATTACTGTTGACTCATACAACTCATTTGCTGAAACATTTCCGGAAAGCCGTTACTTAAAAGAAGCCAAACAGTACTATACTGCTTCAGTAAAGCAACTGGAAATTATTACTAAGGCTCAACAAAGTACAGAAAACAAACAAGTAAATAATCAATAA